The following proteins are encoded in a genomic region of Vicugna pacos chromosome 16, VicPac4, whole genome shotgun sequence:
- the INCA1 gene encoding protein INCA1 isoform X2, whose protein sequence is MSPGLWGPPGRDRETELRTLKGEQDAGIPERGERSCIRGAGKAPMRRLSPATQSSPVMQVQEDGENLIPFAKCSRVVSRSLPPSLPFQSLRLTPQRYGDTFWENLSQRPSPTWMEEQYIPPPVPGLYPTERLPPPEMLCRRKRRKPYLGGMQHGPGGIPARVRAVTYHLEDLRRRQRIINELKKTQRGSSGTASEPLVLDSDGCGFPGTTKHPDLEEERASYPREEDHFLTTGRARLLWSPWSPLGQEGSCLSRQLGSLASFSTVTASRNPLYNPWGMELQSEE, encoded by the exons ATGTCTCCGGGACTGTGGGGCCCACCGGGCAGGGACCGGGAAACTGAGTTGCGGACGCTGAAGGGCGAGCAGGACGCCGGGATTccggagaggggagagaggtccTGCATCCGAGGAGCCGGGAAAG CACCAATGAGGAGACTCAGTCCAGCCACCCAGTCCAGTCCAGTCATGCAAGTACAGGAAGATGGAGAGAACCTTATCCCCTTTGCCAA GTGTTCCAGGGTGGTCAGCCGATCTCTACCCCCTAGCTTACCTTTCCAGAGCCTGAGACTGACGCCCCAGCGTTATGGAGACACCTTCTGGGAGAACCTTAGTCAAAGGCCCAG CCCCACCTGGATGGAGGAACAGTACATCCCACCCCCGGTG CCTGGTCTATACCCCACTGAGAGGCTCCCACCCCCTGAGATGCTCTGCAGAAGAAAGAGACGCAAGCCATATTTGGGGGGAATGCAGCACGGACCTGGGGGCATCCCAGCCCGGGTAAGGGCTGTCACTTATCACCTGGAGGATCTAAGGAGGCGACAGAGAATTATCAATGA ACTGAAGAAGACCCAGCGGGGCAGCTCTGGGACTGCATCTGAGCCCCTGGTGCTTGACAGTGATGGCTGTGGATTCCCTGGCACTACCAAGCACCCTGACCTGGAAGAGGAGAGGGCATCCTATCCCCGGGAAGAGGACCACTTCCTCACTACTGGCAGGGCCCGG CTGCTTTGGTCTCCTTGGAGTCCCCTGGGCCAGGAGGGGTCTTGCCTCTCCAGGCAGCTGGGCTCTCTGGCCTCCTTCAGCACTGTCACAGCCAGTAGGAACCCCCTTTACAATCCCTGGGGGATGGAGTTGCAGTCTGAGGAGTAA
- the INCA1 gene encoding protein INCA1 isoform X1 has product MSPGLWGPPGRDRETELRTLKGEQDAGIPERGERSCIRGAGKAPMRRLSPATQSSPVMQVQEDGENLIPFAKCSRVVSRSLPPSLPFQSLRLTPQRYGDTFWENLSQRPSPTWMEEQYIPPPVRATGCSQPGLYPTERLPPPEMLCRRKRRKPYLGGMQHGPGGIPARVRAVTYHLEDLRRRQRIINELKKTQRGSSGTASEPLVLDSDGCGFPGTTKHPDLEEERASYPREEDHFLTTGRARLLWSPWSPLGQEGSCLSRQLGSLASFSTVTASRNPLYNPWGMELQSEE; this is encoded by the exons ATGTCTCCGGGACTGTGGGGCCCACCGGGCAGGGACCGGGAAACTGAGTTGCGGACGCTGAAGGGCGAGCAGGACGCCGGGATTccggagaggggagagaggtccTGCATCCGAGGAGCCGGGAAAG CACCAATGAGGAGACTCAGTCCAGCCACCCAGTCCAGTCCAGTCATGCAAGTACAGGAAGATGGAGAGAACCTTATCCCCTTTGCCAA GTGTTCCAGGGTGGTCAGCCGATCTCTACCCCCTAGCTTACCTTTCCAGAGCCTGAGACTGACGCCCCAGCGTTATGGAGACACCTTCTGGGAGAACCTTAGTCAAAGGCCCAG CCCCACCTGGATGGAGGAACAGTACATCCCACCCCCGGTG agagcTACTGGTTGTTCCCAGCCTGGTCTATACCCCACTGAGAGGCTCCCACCCCCTGAGATGCTCTGCAGAAGAAAGAGACGCAAGCCATATTTGGGGGGAATGCAGCACGGACCTGGGGGCATCCCAGCCCGGGTAAGGGCTGTCACTTATCACCTGGAGGATCTAAGGAGGCGACAGAGAATTATCAATGA ACTGAAGAAGACCCAGCGGGGCAGCTCTGGGACTGCATCTGAGCCCCTGGTGCTTGACAGTGATGGCTGTGGATTCCCTGGCACTACCAAGCACCCTGACCTGGAAGAGGAGAGGGCATCCTATCCCCGGGAAGAGGACCACTTCCTCACTACTGGCAGGGCCCGG CTGCTTTGGTCTCCTTGGAGTCCCCTGGGCCAGGAGGGGTCTTGCCTCTCCAGGCAGCTGGGCTCTCTGGCCTCCTTCAGCACTGTCACAGCCAGTAGGAACCCCCTTTACAATCCCTGGGGGATGGAGTTGCAGTCTGAGGAGTAA
- the INCA1 gene encoding protein INCA1 isoform X3: MRRLSPATQSSPVMQVQEDGENLIPFAKCSRVVSRSLPPSLPFQSLRLTPQRYGDTFWENLSQRPSPTWMEEQYIPPPVRATGCSQPGLYPTERLPPPEMLCRRKRRKPYLGGMQHGPGGIPARVRAVTYHLEDLRRRQRIINELKKTQRGSSGTASEPLVLDSDGCGFPGTTKHPDLEEERASYPREEDHFLTTGRARLLWSPWSPLGQEGSCLSRQLGSLASFSTVTASRNPLYNPWGMELQSEE; this comes from the exons ATGAGGAGACTCAGTCCAGCCACCCAGTCCAGTCCAGTCATGCAAGTACAGGAAGATGGAGAGAACCTTATCCCCTTTGCCAA GTGTTCCAGGGTGGTCAGCCGATCTCTACCCCCTAGCTTACCTTTCCAGAGCCTGAGACTGACGCCCCAGCGTTATGGAGACACCTTCTGGGAGAACCTTAGTCAAAGGCCCAG CCCCACCTGGATGGAGGAACAGTACATCCCACCCCCGGTG agagcTACTGGTTGTTCCCAGCCTGGTCTATACCCCACTGAGAGGCTCCCACCCCCTGAGATGCTCTGCAGAAGAAAGAGACGCAAGCCATATTTGGGGGGAATGCAGCACGGACCTGGGGGCATCCCAGCCCGGGTAAGGGCTGTCACTTATCACCTGGAGGATCTAAGGAGGCGACAGAGAATTATCAATGA ACTGAAGAAGACCCAGCGGGGCAGCTCTGGGACTGCATCTGAGCCCCTGGTGCTTGACAGTGATGGCTGTGGATTCCCTGGCACTACCAAGCACCCTGACCTGGAAGAGGAGAGGGCATCCTATCCCCGGGAAGAGGACCACTTCCTCACTACTGGCAGGGCCCGG CTGCTTTGGTCTCCTTGGAGTCCCCTGGGCCAGGAGGGGTCTTGCCTCTCCAGGCAGCTGGGCTCTCTGGCCTCCTTCAGCACTGTCACAGCCAGTAGGAACCCCCTTTACAATCCCTGGGGGATGGAGTTGCAGTCTGAGGAGTAA